The proteins below are encoded in one region of Apium graveolens cultivar Ventura chromosome 4, ASM990537v1, whole genome shotgun sequence:
- the LOC141717058 gene encoding uncharacterized protein LOC141717058 → MFVFRSNNLSLLYLTLCFCFFISSTFVSFSHGASHVQPTHISDGREISNGVDGRRIVAETNGTSAPSPNNASTKLVLAAKRTHRRDPSDGFNYYSGGWNFSDPHYVYSVGFSAAPPIIVGGIWFVLFGLWLLFMIIRHCCCCCCSCCRSRRECNANHNRTAHAITFFLLLLFTLASIGGGVVSYIGEEKLERSVIKVTVFVLDEADTAFGNLRILIDNLLDAKKIGVDQLGLPADLVSQIDQIGGRINYYADKLHSVSKHSAEDIWTFLSPIRRTLIIVAAAMLALILLGFFIAAFGLKFLIYCFVIIGWIVVTAIFILTAMFLLIHNAVADSCVAVDEWLQNPAADSAIENIIPRVDNETSQKIYSTTREVTYGVVQVVNSAIVNVSNANIPPNAGPLYYNQSGPLMPILCNPINPDLSDRLCAPGEVNFQNASEVWGKFVCEVSGSGICTTPGRLTPKGYNQLVATTNISSVLYQEGPFLLSLVDSTFLTDLFKRLMSKNCPGLREYSKMTYAGLLTASILLLLSVVGWIVHGEYARKRRLAS, encoded by the exons ATGTTTGTTTTTAGATCAAACAATCTATCCCTCCTTTATTTAACATTGTGCTTctgtttcttcatttcttcaaccTTTGTCAGCTTCTCCCATGGAGCTTCTCATGTCCAGCCTACACATATTTCAG ATGGAAGAGAGATCAGTAATGGTGTTGATGGCCGAAGGATCGTAGCCGAAACCAATGGTACCTCTGCCCCCTCCCCCAACAACGCATCGACTAAATTGGTATTGGCAGCAAAGAGAACTCATAGAAGAGACCCCTCTGATGGCTTCAATTATTACAGTGGTGGCTGGAATTTCTCTGATCCTCATTACGTGTAT TCGGTTGGTTTTTCGGCAGCTCCACCTATTATAGTTGGTGGAATATGGTTTGTACTATTTGGGCTATGGCTCCtgttcatgatcatccgtcattgttgctgctgttgctgcaGCTGTTGTCGTTCCAGAAGGGAGTGCAATGCCAACCATAATCGGACTGCCCACGCTATCACCTTCTTTTTGCTCCTACTTTTTACACTTGCTTCCAT aGGCGGTGGTGTTGTTTCTTACATTGGAGAGGAAAAGCTGGAGCGAAGTGTAATCAAAGTGACTGTCTTTGTTTTGGATGAAGCCGACACCGCATTTGGTAATCTGAGGATTCTGATTGATAACCTTTTGGATGCAAAGAAGATAGGTGTGGATCAGCTTGGTTTACCTGCTGATCTAGTATCTCAAATCGATCAAATTGGAGGAAGAATTAACTATTATGCTGATAAACTCCATAGTGTATCCAAGCATAGTGCAGAAGATATTTGGACTTTCCTAAGCCCCAT AAGGCGAACCCTGATTATTGTTGCCGCTGCAATGCTTGCACTGATATTGCTTGGCTTTT TTATTGCTGCTTTTGGATTGAAGTTTCTTATATACTG CTTCGTGATCATTGGTTGGATTGTTGTCACGGCAATATTTATATTAACTGCCATGTTTCTACTTATTCACAA TGCTGTAGCGGACTCTTGTGTTGCAGTGGATGAGTGGCTTCAGAATCCAGCTGCAGATTCAGCAATAGAAAACATAATTCCGAGAGTAGATAATGAGACTTCCCAAAAGATCTACTCAACCACAAGAGAGGTAACTTACGGAGTCGTTCAAGTTGTTAATAGTGCCATCGTCAATGTCAGCAATGCAAACATTCCACCAAATGCTGGACCACTGTACTATAACCAGTCAGGTCCACTAATGCCTATTCTCTGCAATCCAATAAATCCCGATCTTTCTGATCGCCTATGTGCACCCGGTGAAGTTAACTTTCAGAATGCAAGTGAG GTATGGGGCAAGTTTGTATGTGAGGTGTCAGGATCAGGGATTTGTACGACACCAGGGAGGCTGACACCTAAAGGCTACAATCAACTAGTAGCAACAACAAATATAAGCTCTGTTTTGTACCAAGAGGGACCTTTTCTTCTGAGCTTGGTGGACTCAACTTTCTTGACAGACTTATTTAAGAGGCTAATGAGCAAAAATTGTCCGGGTTTACGCGAATACAGCAAAATGACATATGCTGGACTCCTTACAGCCTCCATTTTGTTATTGTTGTCCGTGGTGGGGTGGATTGTTCATGGAGAATATGCCAGGAAGCGTCGACTTGCTTCTTAA